One Pectobacterium colocasium DNA segment encodes these proteins:
- a CDS encoding dicarboxylate/amino acid:cation symporter encodes MQRQKLLVQIVLAIVLGILIGWACHQYLDGGRAKEVASYFNMVTDIFLRLIKMIIAPLVFATLVSGLASMGGNSSAVGRIGMKAMIWFVSASFISLLIGMVFANLFQPGAGMNLPIPVQQVATGLNTDGFTLKSFISHIFPKSIVEAMANNEILQILVFSLFFGSALAYVKGKNKHATTIISMIEELTKVMFRVTDYVMALAPIAVFAAIASAITTQGLGLLYDFGKLIGEFYLGLAVLWGVLFLVGYLFLGKAIVTLAKLIREPTMLAFATASSESAYPKTMEALTKFGVPKKVTSFVLPLGYSFNLDGSMMYQSFAILFIAQAYNIDLSITQQILILLTLMITSKGMAGVARASIVVVAATLPMFSLPEAGILLIIGIDQFLDMGRTATNVIGNSISTAVVASMEKDIHDDDEEEATDEVVAYQEPQQATQNS; translated from the coding sequence ATGCAAAGGCAGAAGTTACTTGTACAGATAGTCTTGGCTATCGTCCTGGGAATATTAATCGGCTGGGCCTGCCATCAATATCTTGATGGTGGTCGAGCAAAAGAAGTTGCATCCTATTTCAACATGGTTACCGATATCTTCCTGCGCCTGATTAAAATGATCATCGCGCCACTGGTCTTCGCTACGCTGGTTTCCGGCCTGGCAAGCATGGGAGGAAATTCTTCTGCCGTTGGTCGTATCGGTATGAAAGCGATGATCTGGTTTGTCAGCGCATCGTTCATCTCTCTGCTCATCGGTATGGTGTTCGCAAATCTGTTCCAACCAGGGGCAGGAATGAATCTGCCGATTCCTGTACAACAGGTTGCTACAGGTCTGAACACTGACGGATTTACGCTTAAGAGCTTCATCAGCCATATCTTCCCGAAAAGTATCGTAGAAGCGATGGCGAACAATGAAATTCTGCAAATTCTGGTGTTCTCACTGTTCTTCGGTTCTGCTCTGGCTTATGTCAAAGGCAAAAACAAGCACGCGACCACGATCATTTCCATGATCGAAGAACTGACCAAAGTGATGTTCCGCGTGACCGACTACGTCATGGCGCTGGCTCCTATTGCTGTCTTTGCCGCAATCGCTTCCGCGATTACCACGCAAGGTCTGGGTCTGCTTTACGACTTCGGTAAACTGATCGGTGAGTTCTACCTCGGTCTGGCCGTACTGTGGGGCGTTCTGTTCCTGGTTGGCTACCTGTTCCTGGGCAAAGCCATCGTTACGCTGGCGAAGCTGATTCGTGAACCGACCATGCTGGCTTTCGCCACGGCGAGCAGTGAGTCTGCTTACCCGAAAACCATGGAAGCGCTGACCAAATTCGGCGTGCCGAAAAAAGTCACCAGCTTTGTGCTGCCGCTCGGTTATTCGTTCAACCTTGATGGTTCCATGATGTACCAGTCCTTTGCGATTCTGTTTATCGCACAGGCTTACAACATCGATCTGAGCATTACCCAGCAAATCCTGATTCTGCTGACGCTGATGATCACCAGTAAAGGGATGGCGGGTGTAGCACGTGCTTCCATCGTGGTGGTTGCCGCCACGCTGCCAATGTTCAGCCTGCCGGAAGCCGGTATTCTGCTGATTATCGGTATCGACCAGTTCTTGGATATGGGCCGTACTGCAACTAACGTCATCGGTAACAGTATCTCTACTGCCGTTGTGGCCAGTATGGAAAAAGATATCCATGATGATGATGAGGAAGAGGCTACCGACGAAGTCGTCGCCTATCAGGAACCTCAGCAAGCCACGCAAAATAGCTAA
- a CDS encoding GntR family transcriptional regulator, producing the protein MALTPLQTRIVRQIVAYIRREQLPPGAHLIESSLAQVLNASRTPVKAALLYLTEKGMLHYHRNRGFYLDRPAHELGHLVAELATSSEDPLYQKIVDMRLARRLPEQFSEVDLMRECQVSRSVLRNVLTRIQQEGWLEFRTGQGWRTTPIIDSVAAYEESFTFRLLLEPISLLSPQFHIDQHTLDACRKQQEDILNGGYLTLTPHEMFDANTHFHETLLACSGNRFAHHSLQRVNQLRRLVEYRQSSPTFNPKRLEQITEHLDILDCLQRGERETAAERMKKHLENACHDKVSIELFR; encoded by the coding sequence ATGGCTTTAACTCCCCTACAGACAAGGATTGTCAGGCAGATTGTCGCCTATATTCGCCGCGAGCAACTGCCCCCCGGCGCACATCTGATCGAATCGTCGCTGGCGCAGGTACTGAATGCCTCACGCACGCCGGTCAAGGCAGCTCTGCTGTATCTGACAGAAAAAGGCATGCTGCATTACCACCGTAATCGTGGGTTTTATCTTGACCGTCCGGCCCATGAATTGGGTCATCTGGTCGCCGAGTTAGCCACCAGCAGCGAAGACCCGCTCTACCAGAAGATTGTCGATATGCGTCTCGCACGCCGGTTGCCGGAGCAGTTTTCAGAAGTGGATCTGATGCGGGAATGTCAGGTGTCCCGTTCCGTGCTGCGTAACGTTCTGACGCGTATTCAGCAGGAAGGCTGGCTGGAGTTTCGCACCGGCCAGGGTTGGCGAACCACGCCGATTATCGATTCCGTCGCCGCCTATGAGGAAAGTTTTACCTTCCGTCTGCTGCTTGAGCCGATCAGCCTGCTGTCGCCGCAGTTTCATATCGATCAGCATACGCTGGACGCCTGCCGTAAGCAGCAGGAAGACATTCTCAATGGGGGTTACCTAACGCTGACCCCCCATGAAATGTTCGATGCCAATACGCACTTTCATGAAACGCTACTCGCCTGTAGCGGCAACCGTTTCGCCCACCATAGCCTGCAACGAGTCAATCAATTACGGCGTCTGGTGGAATACCGACAAAGCAGCCCAACCTTCAATCCCAAGCGGCTGGAACAGATTACAGAACATCTGGACATTCTTGATTGTTTACAGCGGGGAGAACGCGAAACGGCAGCAGAGCGGATGAAAAAACATCTGGAAAACGCTTGCCACGATAAAGTAAGCATCGAGCTTTTTCGCTGA
- a CDS encoding CitMHS family transporter — translation MLTILAFSMVICFMYLIMTKRMSALIALILVPTLFALAAGFYQGLGAMMLDGIKTLAPTGVMLTFSILYFGIMIDAGLFDPLVRFILRLVKGDPLKVLVGTAVLTLMVALDGDSTTTYMIAIAAFLPLYQRLGMSVLGLTCLVNIASGVMNLSPWGGPTARAAAALRVDALDVFLPMLPAIILASLTLVGVAVFLGLQERKRLGIIDISDLQNASINLGNGSDEESDANRRPKMFWPNFVLTTLLLVFLVIGILPIQVLFMVGFAIAVMLNYPKLEEQKARIGSHAANVLAVTSLIFAAGIFTGILSGTGMVDAMAKSLLQVIPESFGPYLAVFTALISLPFTFLMSNDAFYFGILPVIAQTAVNYGITPEEIARASIVGQPFHLLSPLVPSLYLLVSLAKVDIGDHQRFAIKWAIFVSLSLLVGGIVFGAFPFYHQ, via the coding sequence GTGCTCACTATTCTCGCTTTCTCTATGGTCATCTGCTTTATGTACCTGATCATGACCAAACGAATGTCTGCGCTTATCGCGCTGATTCTTGTCCCTACGCTGTTTGCGCTGGCGGCAGGTTTTTATCAGGGGCTGGGAGCAATGATGCTGGACGGCATCAAAACGCTGGCGCCAACGGGCGTAATGCTGACGTTCTCTATTCTTTACTTCGGCATCATGATCGACGCGGGGCTGTTCGATCCGTTGGTGCGTTTCATTCTCCGTCTGGTTAAGGGCGACCCGCTGAAAGTGTTGGTCGGCACCGCCGTATTAACCTTAATGGTTGCGCTGGACGGCGACAGCACAACAACCTACATGATCGCGATTGCCGCATTCCTGCCGCTCTATCAGCGGCTGGGTATGAGCGTGCTCGGATTGACCTGTCTGGTGAACATCGCCAGCGGCGTGATGAATCTTTCCCCTTGGGGCGGCCCTACGGCGCGCGCCGCCGCTGCATTGCGCGTTGATGCGCTGGACGTTTTCCTCCCCATGCTCCCTGCAATTATTCTAGCCAGCCTAACGCTGGTCGGCGTGGCCGTGTTTCTGGGGCTACAGGAACGTAAACGATTGGGGATCATTGATATCAGCGACCTCCAGAATGCCTCGATCAACCTGGGCAACGGTAGTGACGAAGAAAGCGATGCCAATCGCCGCCCTAAGATGTTCTGGCCTAACTTTGTCCTGACCACCCTGCTTCTGGTGTTTCTGGTGATCGGCATTCTGCCGATTCAGGTGCTGTTTATGGTCGGCTTTGCCATCGCCGTCATGCTCAACTATCCCAAGCTGGAAGAGCAAAAAGCGCGAATCGGCTCACACGCGGCTAACGTGTTGGCGGTAACATCGCTCATTTTCGCCGCCGGGATTTTTACCGGGATCTTATCCGGTACAGGCATGGTGGATGCCATGGCGAAAAGCCTGCTGCAGGTGATACCAGAGAGTTTCGGCCCGTATCTTGCGGTATTCACCGCGCTCATTAGCCTGCCGTTTACTTTTTTGATGTCCAACGATGCGTTCTATTTCGGAATCTTACCGGTTATCGCCCAGACGGCGGTCAACTATGGTATCACCCCAGAAGAGATCGCTCGGGCGTCGATTGTCGGCCAGCCGTTCCACCTGCTCAGCCCGCTGGTGCCGTCACTCTACCTGCTGGTCAGTCTGGCAAAAGTGGACATCGGCGATCACCAACGCTTTGCCATCAAATGGGCGATTTTTGTCAGCCTGTCGCTGCTGGTCGGTGGTATTGTCTTCGGCGCGTTTCCGTTCTATCACCAGTAA
- the fdhF gene encoding formate dehydrogenase subunit alpha, giving the protein MQKVLTVCPYCGSGCKINLLVENGKVVGAEGANGVTNEGELCLKGYYGWDFLNDTKILTPRLKQPLIRRQKGAPFEAVSWDEAIDFASSRLKTIKEKYGAESIMHTGSSRGPGNETNYVMQKFARAVTGNNNVDCCARLCHGPSVAGLQVTLGNGAMSNSICEIEKTDCILIFGYNAADSHPIVARRILKAKARGAKIIVCDPRHIETARIADLWLPLKNGSNMALVNAFANVLINEGHYDKAYVARHTEGFEELSQTVAKYTPEYVADITGLSPKVIRDAMRMYAAAPSATILWGMGVTQWGQGVDVVKGLSGLALLTGNLGRPNVGVGPVRGQNNVQGACDMGALPNMFPGYQKVTDKAVLAKFADAWGVAELSDKVGYSLTDLPHKIQKGKIKANYVMGEDPLQTEPDLSMLRDAFNELELLIVQDIFMTKTAVIADVILPATSWGEHEGVYTAADRGFQRFYKAVEPQGDVKPDWEIISLMATALGYPMHYNNTQEIWDELRALCPLYYGATYEKMAGLGYVPWPCPTEDSPGTPWLYAGNHFDRPGGKALLLTAEWRPPMERVDEDYPLVLCTVREVGHYSCRSMTGNCTALQTLADEPGYVQVSPYDAKRLGIRDQQLAWISSRRGKVISRVAVSERINKGAVYMTYQWWIGACNELTLDHLDPVSKTPEYKHCAVKVEAIDDQQAAEHYVQQEYSQLKDRLRTTAENVS; this is encoded by the coding sequence ATGCAGAAAGTGCTTACCGTCTGTCCGTATTGCGGGTCAGGCTGCAAAATTAACCTGCTGGTAGAGAACGGCAAAGTGGTTGGTGCGGAAGGGGCAAACGGTGTCACCAATGAAGGTGAACTGTGCCTGAAAGGCTATTACGGCTGGGATTTTCTTAATGACACGAAAATTCTGACGCCGCGTTTAAAACAGCCGCTGATCCGACGTCAGAAAGGCGCTCCCTTTGAAGCGGTGAGCTGGGATGAAGCTATCGACTTCGCCAGCTCGCGATTAAAAACCATTAAAGAGAAGTACGGCGCCGAGTCGATTATGCACACGGGATCGTCCCGCGGCCCCGGTAATGAAACTAATTACGTGATGCAGAAATTCGCCCGCGCAGTCACCGGGAATAATAACGTCGACTGCTGCGCCCGACTCTGCCACGGCCCTTCGGTTGCCGGATTACAGGTTACGCTGGGCAACGGCGCAATGAGTAATTCCATCTGTGAAATTGAAAAGACCGACTGCATACTGATTTTCGGCTACAACGCCGCAGACTCACACCCCATCGTGGCGCGCCGGATCCTGAAAGCCAAAGCGCGTGGGGCAAAAATCATCGTGTGCGATCCCCGCCATATTGAAACCGCCCGCATCGCCGATCTGTGGCTGCCATTGAAAAATGGCTCCAATATGGCGCTGGTCAACGCCTTCGCCAACGTCCTGATTAACGAAGGACACTATGATAAGGCTTACGTTGCCCGCCATACCGAAGGCTTCGAAGAATTAAGCCAAACCGTCGCGAAATATACGCCGGAATATGTTGCTGACATCACCGGCCTGTCGCCGAAAGTGATTCGGGACGCGATGCGCATGTATGCCGCCGCGCCGTCCGCCACCATTCTCTGGGGAATGGGCGTGACGCAATGGGGGCAAGGCGTGGATGTAGTCAAAGGGCTGTCCGGTCTGGCGCTGCTGACCGGGAATCTGGGGCGTCCGAACGTCGGCGTTGGGCCAGTACGTGGGCAAAACAATGTGCAGGGCGCCTGCGATATGGGCGCGCTGCCCAATATGTTCCCCGGTTATCAAAAAGTCACAGATAAAGCGGTGCTGGCGAAATTTGCCGATGCCTGGGGCGTGGCTGAACTCTCTGACAAAGTGGGCTACTCGCTGACCGATCTCCCGCACAAAATACAGAAAGGGAAAATCAAGGCCAACTATGTAATGGGTGAAGATCCGCTGCAAACCGAGCCGGATCTGTCGATGCTGCGTGATGCTTTCAACGAGTTGGAATTGTTGATCGTGCAGGACATCTTCATGACCAAGACCGCCGTGATTGCCGATGTGATTTTACCTGCGACCTCCTGGGGCGAGCACGAAGGGGTTTATACCGCGGCCGACCGGGGATTCCAGCGTTTTTATAAAGCGGTGGAGCCACAGGGCGATGTAAAACCCGACTGGGAAATTATCAGCCTGATGGCAACAGCGCTCGGGTATCCCATGCACTATAACAACACGCAGGAGATCTGGGACGAACTGCGAGCACTCTGCCCGCTGTATTATGGCGCGACCTACGAGAAAATGGCGGGGCTGGGCTACGTGCCCTGGCCGTGCCCGACCGAAGACAGCCCTGGAACGCCGTGGCTCTATGCGGGTAATCACTTCGATCGCCCCGGTGGGAAAGCGCTGCTCTTGACGGCAGAATGGCGACCGCCGATGGAGCGGGTGGATGAGGATTATCCGCTGGTCTTGTGCACCGTGCGCGAAGTCGGCCACTATTCCTGCCGTTCCATGACAGGCAACTGTACGGCATTACAAACGCTGGCGGATGAACCCGGCTACGTGCAGGTTAGCCCATACGACGCCAAACGTTTAGGCATCCGCGATCAGCAGTTGGCCTGGATCTCGTCGCGACGCGGTAAGGTTATCTCTCGCGTTGCCGTCAGCGAACGCATCAATAAAGGTGCTGTCTACATGACTTACCAGTGGTGGATCGGCGCCTGCAATGAGCTGACGTTGGATCATCTCGATCCCGTTTCTAAGACGCCAGAATACAAACACTGCGCCGTTAAGGTGGAGGCGATTGACGATCAGCAAGCGGCGGAGCACTACGTACAGCAGGAATACAGCCAGTTGAAAGATCGGTTACGTACTACCGCAGAAAACGTCAGCTAA
- a CDS encoding methyl-accepting chemotaxis protein encodes MEFLRNISIRIMVLIIVASLLVAWGVASGFSLYSLHQVTNLLDKSETQRKTYSHLVYGADQYFRAVTRMERTMDYLQRNEPENAKQTLDMAQIALKNTKDSLEKFQMAEHVGVEPATVDAVNKTWSTLIATALDPMNAALQRNDYEGFRQIFRSVYPPISLTFGEDIKRYSDSITASSLIPSVNEHNVENRNAIIAVMVIGLIVLMFTEFYLKNYLVAPISVLKSHLAQLTAGRLGCELAEFGMNCAGRLIPDIKKLQKSLRDTVTVIRQSTTEINNGTSSIKNGNDDLSSRTEQQAAALQQTAASMEEISSTVRQTTEHVHQARKLAQDAANMAEKGGNISTNVMTTMDGISASSRQISDITSVINSIAFQTNILALNAAVEAARAGEQGRGFAVVAGEVRTLAQRSAQAAKEIESLIAESVSRVENGAGLVKQSGEAMTAIIASIAHVNDLIGEISAATDEQTRGITQISQAVHEMDSVTQQNASLVTQSAAAAARLDEQTSELSAVVDVFDLDSDQDTDVTFSRPVVAAPVHRPIQQNVTPLLSAHSRNSGGWEKF; translated from the coding sequence ATGGAATTTCTAAGAAATATCAGCATAAGAATAATGGTGCTGATCATTGTGGCTTCTCTGTTAGTGGCATGGGGAGTGGCATCAGGATTCAGCCTTTACTCGCTTCATCAGGTCACAAACTTGCTTGATAAAAGTGAGACTCAGCGAAAAACGTATTCCCATCTGGTCTATGGCGCCGATCAATATTTTCGCGCTGTAACTCGTATGGAAAGAACGATGGATTATTTGCAGCGTAATGAGCCAGAAAACGCCAAACAGACGTTGGATATGGCACAGATAGCGCTAAAGAATACCAAAGATTCGCTGGAGAAATTCCAGATGGCAGAGCACGTTGGCGTCGAGCCTGCGACGGTTGACGCGGTAAACAAAACGTGGAGCACTCTGATTGCTACTGCGCTCGACCCGATGAATGCGGCGCTACAGCGTAATGATTACGAAGGATTTCGGCAAATATTTCGCTCCGTGTATCCCCCCATTAGTCTGACGTTTGGTGAAGACATTAAACGCTATTCGGACAGCATCACGGCCTCCTCATTGATTCCAAGTGTCAATGAACACAATGTCGAGAATCGCAATGCAATCATTGCCGTGATGGTGATTGGTCTCATCGTGTTGATGTTTACGGAATTCTATTTGAAAAACTATCTGGTTGCTCCGATTTCTGTGCTGAAATCTCATTTGGCACAGCTCACGGCAGGCCGTTTAGGCTGTGAACTGGCGGAATTTGGCATGAACTGTGCTGGCCGGCTGATTCCCGATATCAAGAAGTTGCAGAAAAGTTTGCGTGATACGGTAACGGTCATCCGGCAGAGCACGACGGAGATCAATAACGGGACATCGAGTATCAAGAATGGTAACGATGACCTCTCCAGCCGTACGGAACAGCAGGCGGCGGCATTGCAGCAGACGGCTGCCAGTATGGAAGAGATCAGCTCGACGGTGCGGCAAACCACCGAACACGTTCATCAGGCGCGTAAGCTGGCGCAGGACGCGGCCAACATGGCGGAAAAAGGCGGGAATATCAGCACTAATGTAATGACGACGATGGATGGGATTAGCGCCAGTTCCCGACAAATTTCCGATATCACCTCGGTCATTAACAGCATCGCGTTTCAGACCAATATTCTGGCGCTGAATGCGGCGGTTGAAGCGGCGCGTGCAGGAGAGCAAGGGCGGGGGTTTGCCGTGGTGGCGGGGGAAGTTCGCACGCTGGCACAGCGCAGTGCGCAGGCGGCAAAAGAGATTGAATCGCTGATTGCAGAATCCGTATCGCGGGTGGAAAACGGTGCGGGATTGGTGAAACAATCAGGTGAGGCCATGACGGCAATTATTGCTTCTATTGCGCATGTCAATGATCTGATTGGCGAAATTTCGGCAGCAACGGATGAGCAAACACGGGGTATTACGCAGATTAGTCAGGCGGTGCACGAAATGGATAGCGTCACACAGCAGAATGCGTCGTTGGTAACGCAATCGGCAGCGGCGGCCGCCCGCCTGGATGAACAAACGAGCGAACTTTCCGCTGTAGTCGATGTGTTTGATCTGGATTCAGACCAGGATACCGATGTGACGTTTTCTCGTCCGGTGGTTGCAGCCCCTGTTCATCGTCCTATTCAGCAGAATGTTACACCGCTGTTGTCAGCACATAGCCGCAATAGCGGGGGATGGGAAAAATTCTGA
- a CDS encoding FTR1 family iron permease has translation MSIWQKTLLLLCWLLSCSVAVAATDYASFIQDIETRLDKTAQLYEQQKPDDARTEVQMAYFEVFENLEGPIRINLSAQKSYQLEATFGEIRRMIGEGKPQTQVQAKISWLKGELDAVLPVLSEGHKLVAQEQHGAYDNTDIAPYWQQSFKIIDDQLAQAVAEYQSGDYKKASQSVQQAHYQGFKNSEMEMSVRQNRSAQQAASINQQFSALITLAGQPDQLTDVAYRVTTLLQDIEDVLPGLPTTRDSQQATAAPTANADTGAIPDANWAKVADDINQAIAAAIAQYRQGQTKPAIMAVQDTYFDLFEATGMENKIGSRDAAFKSTLEGYFTRLVSLMNAKQPAEQLQGQAEALQQELAKAVTMLGDGGETHWSLLIYSLLIIVREGLEALLIVAAIVAYLVKNNQQDKLSLIRQSVYVALLCSVITAVLFQLLFTNSGASRELLEGVTMLIAVVMLFFMSYWLLSKVEARHWKAYLEGKLSHSLSSGSMIGLWLTSFLAVYREGAETVLFYYALVGDASNMAGHLSILAGFAIGCVILLIAYLVMRYTIVKLPLKPFFMFTGCFMYLMAFVFAGKGVLELIEGKLFEPTLLTGVPEISGLGIYPYVETLIPQGVLVVAALIALWVMRRRASAV, from the coding sequence ATGTCTATCTGGCAAAAAACGCTTCTATTGTTGTGTTGGCTGTTGAGTTGTTCAGTGGCAGTTGCCGCGACCGATTACGCTTCATTCATTCAGGATATCGAAACCCGGCTGGATAAAACGGCTCAGCTCTATGAGCAGCAAAAGCCGGATGATGCCCGCACCGAAGTTCAGATGGCCTATTTCGAGGTGTTTGAAAACCTTGAAGGCCCTATCCGTATCAACCTTTCCGCGCAAAAAAGCTATCAGCTAGAGGCCACATTCGGTGAAATTCGCCGCATGATTGGCGAAGGAAAGCCACAAACCCAGGTACAGGCAAAAATTTCATGGTTGAAGGGCGAGCTGGATGCCGTTCTGCCCGTGCTGTCAGAAGGCCACAAGCTGGTTGCACAGGAGCAGCACGGTGCCTATGACAACACGGATATTGCACCGTACTGGCAGCAGAGTTTCAAAATCATCGATGACCAGCTCGCGCAGGCCGTGGCGGAATATCAGTCCGGTGATTACAAAAAGGCCAGTCAGAGCGTACAACAGGCTCACTATCAGGGGTTTAAAAACTCTGAAATGGAGATGTCGGTCAGGCAAAACCGCTCGGCGCAGCAGGCCGCTTCCATTAATCAACAATTCTCCGCACTGATTACGCTAGCTGGCCAGCCCGACCAACTGACAGACGTCGCCTATCGGGTAACCACGCTGTTGCAGGACATCGAAGATGTCTTACCGGGATTGCCGACAACGCGCGACAGCCAGCAGGCAACGGCGGCGCCCACTGCCAACGCGGATACGGGTGCGATACCGGATGCCAACTGGGCGAAAGTTGCCGACGATATTAATCAGGCCATTGCTGCTGCGATTGCGCAGTATCGTCAAGGTCAGACTAAGCCTGCCATCATGGCGGTGCAGGACACCTATTTCGATCTGTTTGAAGCCACGGGCATGGAGAACAAAATTGGTTCTCGCGATGCGGCGTTCAAATCTACGCTGGAAGGCTATTTTACCCGTTTGGTGAGTCTGATGAATGCCAAACAACCCGCGGAGCAACTTCAAGGGCAGGCCGAGGCATTGCAACAGGAACTGGCGAAGGCGGTCACCATGCTGGGCGACGGCGGTGAAACGCACTGGAGTTTGTTGATCTACAGCCTGCTGATTATTGTGCGCGAAGGTCTGGAAGCCTTGCTGATTGTGGCGGCAATCGTGGCTTATCTGGTGAAAAATAACCAGCAGGACAAGCTGTCGCTGATTCGTCAGTCGGTTTATGTCGCGCTGCTGTGTAGCGTGATTACCGCCGTCCTCTTCCAACTTCTCTTCACCAATTCCGGCGCCAGCCGTGAGCTGCTGGAAGGCGTTACGATGCTGATCGCCGTGGTGATGCTGTTCTTCATGAGCTACTGGCTGTTGTCCAAAGTTGAGGCGCGGCACTGGAAGGCTTATCTGGAAGGCAAGCTGTCCCACTCGTTGAGCAGCGGTTCCATGATTGGCCTGTGGCTGACCAGCTTTCTGGCTGTATACCGCGAAGGCGCGGAAACGGTGCTGTTCTATTACGCGCTGGTCGGCGATGCCAGCAACATGGCGGGGCACCTCTCTATTTTGGCTGGATTTGCCATCGGCTGTGTGATTCTGCTGATCGCTTATCTCGTGATGCGCTACACCATTGTCAAACTGCCGCTTAAGCCGTTCTTCATGTTTACCGGCTGCTTTATGTACCTGATGGCATTTGTGTTTGCGGGTAAGGGTGTGTTGGAACTGATCGAAGGCAAACTGTTTGAGCCGACGCTGCTGACCGGCGTGCCGGAAATCAGCGGGTTGGGTATTTATCCTTATGTGGAAACGCTGATTCCACAAGGCGTGCTGGTTGTCGCGGCGTTAATTGCCCTGTGGGTGATGCGGCGCAGGGCGTCTGCCGTCTGA
- a CDS encoding iron transporter, with protein MNMQKSLIAGAVIAGIFTAPAALAFKEYPAGEPVSMNEMEIAAVYLQPIDMEPRGMGLPAAKADIHLEADIHAAEGNKNGFGAGEWMPFLTIAYTLTNTDTGAKQEGTFMPMVASDGPHYGANIKMMGVGNYKVTYHIEPPSKAGMHRHTDGETGVGRWWKPFDVSFDFKYVGLE; from the coding sequence ATGAATATGCAAAAAAGTCTGATTGCGGGTGCCGTTATTGCCGGTATTTTCACCGCGCCTGCCGCGCTGGCGTTTAAAGAATATCCAGCGGGTGAGCCGGTTTCCATGAACGAAATGGAAATTGCCGCCGTTTATCTGCAACCTATCGACATGGAACCACGTGGAATGGGTCTGCCTGCCGCGAAAGCGGATATCCATCTGGAAGCCGATATTCACGCGGCGGAAGGCAACAAGAATGGTTTCGGCGCGGGTGAGTGGATGCCGTTCCTGACCATTGCATACACCCTGACTAACACCGATACCGGTGCGAAGCAGGAAGGCACCTTCATGCCAATGGTTGCCAGCGATGGCCCGCATTACGGTGCGAACATCAAAATGATGGGCGTGGGCAACTACAAAGTGACCTACCACATCGAACCGCCATCAAAAGCCGGTATGCACCGTCACACCGATGGCGAAACGGGCGTAGGCCGTTGGTGGAAACCGTTTGATGTCAGCTTTGACTTCAAATACGTCGGCTTAGAATAA